In the Shewanella sp. OMA3-2 genome, one interval contains:
- a CDS encoding DUF4826 family protein, with translation MTDEVVEQVATPAVDQEALRQDWVKTQFQKANRFLAEKGVLPNKVYAEESRYLAPYLAIWKMDSKQPTKQTFWVMSGDLPTDYVDVKVAKTAREAMRHFSMMWQLKAENLHKSGATRDQTQLKFANLLVTRAESLYRMHEDEKLWS, from the coding sequence ATGACTGATGAAGTAGTAGAGCAGGTTGCAACACCCGCTGTAGATCAAGAAGCATTAAGACAAGATTGGGTAAAAACACAATTTCAAAAAGCCAATCGTTTTTTAGCTGAAAAAGGTGTGCTGCCAAATAAAGTGTATGCCGAAGAAAGTCGTTACCTTGCACCTTATTTAGCGATTTGGAAAATGGATTCTAAACAACCGACTAAACAAACTTTCTGGGTGATGTCTGGGGATTTACCCACAGATTATGTTGATGTCAAAGTGGCTAAAACAGCCCGTGAAGCAATGCGTCATTTTTCAATGATGTGGCAACTTAAAGCTGAAAATTTACATAAATCGGGTGCGACTCGTGATCAAACCCAGCTTAAATTTGCTAATTTATTGGTCACTCGAGCAGAAAGCCTATATAGAATGCATGAAGATGAAAAACTTTGGTCTTAA
- the mnmA gene encoding tRNA 2-thiouridine(34) synthase MnmA: MTSITPTNGKKVIVGMSGGVDSSVSAYLLMQQGYEVEGLFMKNWEEDDTDEYCAASDDLKDAQAVCDKLGITLHTVNFAAEYWDNVFEYFLAEYKAGRTPNPDIMCNKEIKFKAFLEFADEILDADYIAMGHYVRRRDNADGTTQMLRGVDGNKDQSYFLYTLSHEQVARSLFPVGELEKHQVRDIAKEMGLITHDKKDSTGICFIGERKFTDFLATYLPALPGNIETAEGEVIGTHQGLMYHTLGQRKGLGIGGLKNSNDDPWYVVDKDLNRNVLVVGQGGHHPRLMSVGMIVNQLDWVDRKGPADASRISVKTRYRQHDVNCQIKHINNDTIEVIFDEPVAAVTPGQSAVFYDGEVCLGGGIIDNLIKK, translated from the coding sequence ATGACATCAATCACACCCACTAATGGTAAAAAAGTCATCGTTGGCATGTCCGGCGGTGTGGACTCTTCTGTTTCAGCTTACCTGCTAATGCAGCAAGGCTATGAGGTTGAAGGTCTGTTTATGAAAAACTGGGAAGAAGATGACACTGATGAATATTGCGCTGCCAGTGATGATCTTAAAGACGCACAAGCGGTTTGCGACAAGCTCGGCATTACACTGCACACTGTCAATTTCGCCGCTGAATATTGGGACAACGTATTTGAGTACTTTTTAGCCGAGTATAAAGCTGGCCGTACGCCTAATCCTGATATCATGTGCAACAAAGAAATTAAATTCAAAGCATTTCTAGAATTCGCTGATGAAATTTTAGACGCTGACTATATTGCAATGGGCCACTATGTGCGCCGCCGTGATAATGCTGACGGCACAACCCAAATGCTCCGTGGTGTTGATGGTAATAAAGATCAAAGCTATTTTTTATACACGCTTAGCCATGAACAAGTCGCGCGTAGCTTATTCCCTGTCGGTGAGCTAGAGAAACACCAGGTACGTGATATCGCCAAAGAAATGGGCTTAATTACCCATGATAAAAAAGACAGTACCGGTATTTGCTTTATCGGTGAACGTAAATTCACTGACTTCTTAGCCACTTATCTTCCTGCATTACCAGGTAACATTGAAACCGCTGAAGGTGAAGTCATTGGTACTCACCAAGGTTTGATGTACCACACTTTAGGTCAACGTAAAGGGTTGGGGATCGGTGGCTTAAAAAATAGCAATGACGACCCTTGGTATGTGGTTGATAAAGATCTAAACCGCAATGTATTGGTAGTCGGTCAAGGTGGTCATCATCCACGTTTAATGTCTGTTGGCATGATAGTAAATCAATTAGATTGGGTAGACCGTAAAGGTCCTGCAGATGCTAGCCGTATCAGTGTAAAAACCCGCTACCGTCAACATGATGTTAACTGCCAAATCAAACACATTAACAATGACACTATCGAAGTCATTTTTGATGAACCTGTAGCCGCAGTTACCCCAGGTCAATCAGCAGTATTTTATGATGGTGAGGTTTGCTTAGGCGGCGGCATCATTGATAATTTAATTAAGAAATAG
- the purB gene encoding adenylosuccinate lyase, producing the protein MDLSALTAISPVDGRYGSKTASLRGIFSEFGLTKYRVQVEINWLKLLSSCPEIEEVPPFSETALALLDSIKDNFSEQDALRVKAIESTTNHDVKAVEYFIKEQIADNAELVAIDEFVHFACTSEDINNLSHGLMLKEARELVLVPQCQHIIDAIKKLAHDNKTVPLMSRTHGQPASPSTLGKEMANVVVRLERQLKQIQAVEIMGKINGAVGNYNAHLSAYPEVDWHALSQRFVTSLGIHWNAYTTQIEPHDYIAELFDAIARFNTILIDFDRDIWGYVALGHFKQRTIAGEIGSSTMPHKVNPIDFENSEGNLGIANALMQHLAAKLPISRWQRDLTDSTVLRNLGVGIAHSLIAYQATLKGISKLEVNEAHLRAELDANWEVLAEPVQTVMRRYGIEKPYEKLKELTRGKRIDAQQLAVFIDGLELPAEVKIELKKMTPANYIGRAEAFVDELK; encoded by the coding sequence ATGGATCTTTCAGCACTAACTGCTATCTCGCCGGTAGACGGTCGTTATGGTAGTAAAACCGCCTCATTAAGAGGGATTTTCAGTGAGTTCGGTCTTACTAAGTACCGCGTACAAGTTGAGATAAACTGGTTAAAATTGTTATCGAGCTGTCCTGAAATTGAAGAAGTGCCACCGTTCAGTGAAACGGCACTGGCGTTATTAGACAGCATAAAAGATAACTTCAGTGAGCAAGATGCATTACGTGTTAAAGCCATTGAAAGCACCACTAACCATGATGTTAAAGCGGTTGAATACTTCATTAAAGAACAAATTGCTGACAATGCTGAATTAGTCGCAATTGATGAATTTGTTCACTTTGCTTGTACCTCAGAAGACATCAATAACTTATCGCACGGGTTAATGTTAAAAGAAGCACGTGAATTAGTACTTGTGCCTCAGTGTCAGCACATTATTGATGCAATAAAAAAATTAGCCCATGACAATAAAACCGTGCCTTTAATGTCACGTACCCATGGCCAACCTGCCTCTCCTTCTACCTTAGGTAAAGAAATGGCTAACGTGGTTGTGCGGTTAGAGCGCCAATTGAAGCAAATTCAAGCCGTCGAAATTATGGGTAAAATTAATGGTGCAGTAGGTAACTACAATGCCCATTTATCTGCATACCCAGAAGTAGATTGGCATGCATTATCACAACGTTTTGTGACCAGTTTAGGTATTCATTGGAATGCTTACACTACTCAAATTGAACCGCATGATTATATCGCGGAACTATTTGATGCTATCGCACGCTTTAACACCATTTTAATCGATTTCGATCGTGATATTTGGGGTTATGTTGCGTTAGGTCACTTCAAACAACGTACGATTGCCGGTGAAATTGGTTCGTCAACTATGCCGCATAAAGTTAACCCTATCGATTTTGAAAACTCTGAAGGTAACTTAGGCATCGCTAATGCGTTAATGCAACATTTAGCCGCCAAATTACCGATATCTCGCTGGCAGCGTGACCTTACCGACTCTACGGTTTTACGTAACTTAGGTGTTGGTATTGCGCATTCATTAATTGCATATCAAGCGACATTAAAAGGCATTAGCAAGCTAGAAGTTAACGAAGCGCACCTACGAGCTGAATTAGACGCTAACTGGGAAGTCCTTGCTGAGCCAGTACAAACCGTTATGCGCCGTTATGGTATTGAGAAGCCATATGAAAAACTGAAAGAATTAACACGTGGCAAACGTATTGACGCCCAACAGTTAGCAGTATTTATCGACGGGCTTGAGCTACCAGCTGAAGTGAAAATCGAACTTAAAAAAATGACCCCAGCTAATTATATTGGCCGTGCAGAAGCCTTTGTTGACGAACTAAAGTAA
- a CDS encoding ribosomal protein uL16 3-hydroxylase, whose amino-acid sequence MYQLTFDTQAFIKKHWQQTPVVLTQAFEDFVDPIAADELAGLACEEEISSRIVVTEANQNQWNVIQGPFEDYDAYGETHWQLLVQAVNHWYPDSQPLVDAFRFLPDWRFDDLMVSFATPLGGVGPHIDNYDVFIIQGEGERRWKVGDKGDHQRRGGDANSPLVEDFTPIIDVVLKKGDVLYIPPGYPHCGETLSLAISYSIGFRAPSQQELLTQLADSLIDNNNGHQRFISASEAQEPGMVSQEQQQGIMQLLAELASQPEKYQTMLGKLLSQNRFELDICEGEEPLDLEELQQVIEDGASILRIGGLKVLRLENDNLSRLFINGEVYSLENVTEAELICLANTVSLDNELAAKMCENLAIAALLVNLINQGFYYLAE is encoded by the coding sequence ATGTATCAATTAACTTTTGACACCCAAGCATTCATAAAAAAGCACTGGCAACAAACCCCAGTGGTATTAACACAAGCCTTCGAGGATTTTGTTGACCCTATCGCCGCAGATGAATTAGCTGGTCTTGCTTGTGAAGAAGAAATTTCATCACGTATTGTGGTTACAGAAGCCAACCAAAACCAATGGAACGTTATTCAAGGTCCATTTGAAGATTATGATGCCTATGGTGAAACCCACTGGCAACTGCTAGTACAGGCGGTTAACCATTGGTATCCAGACTCGCAACCGTTAGTTGATGCCTTCCGCTTTTTACCTGACTGGCGTTTTGATGATTTAATGGTGTCTTTTGCTACGCCACTTGGTGGAGTCGGTCCACACATAGATAATTATGATGTATTTATTATTCAAGGCGAAGGTGAACGTCGCTGGAAAGTGGGTGATAAAGGTGATCACCAACGCCGTGGTGGAGATGCTAACTCTCCATTAGTAGAAGATTTTACGCCTATTATTGACGTGGTATTGAAAAAAGGTGACGTGCTGTATATTCCACCTGGATACCCACATTGTGGTGAAACTCTCTCTTTAGCCATAAGTTACTCAATTGGTTTTAGAGCACCAAGCCAGCAAGAATTACTGACTCAGCTTGCAGACTCACTGATTGATAACAACAATGGTCATCAACGCTTTATCTCCGCTTCAGAAGCACAAGAACCTGGTATGGTTAGCCAAGAGCAACAACAAGGCATTATGCAATTATTAGCTGAGTTGGCTAGCCAACCTGAAAAGTATCAAACCATGCTAGGTAAGCTATTGAGCCAGAATCGATTTGAACTTGATATTTGTGAAGGTGAAGAACCGCTTGATTTAGAAGAGTTACAGCAAGTCATAGAAGATGGTGCCAGTATTTTACGCATTGGTGGCTTAAAAGTATTGCGCTTAGAAAATGACAACCTGAGTCGCTTGTTTATTAATGGTGAAGTCTACTCACTTGAAAACGTGACCGAAGCAGAACTCATCTGCTTGGCTAACACTGTCAGTTTAGACAATGAGTTAGCCGCTAAGATGTGTGAAAACTTAGCGATTGCAGCACTATTAGTTAACTTGATAAATCAGGGTTTTTATTATCTAGCTGAGTAA
- a CDS encoding Glu/Leu/Phe/Val dehydrogenase dimerization domain-containing protein, whose translation MAVFNHVSFDEHEQVVFCHDKESGLKAIIAVHNTNKGPAVGGCRMWNYQSDDEALTDVLRLSRGMTYKNALAGLTMGGGKAVIIADPKTVDREKLFLAFGRFVNSLGGKYYSAEDVGVSTSDMMIANRETPYVAGLEGKSGDPSPLTALGTYLGIKAAVKHQRGIDSLKDIKVSVQGVGHVGYYLCKHLHEAGAKLIVTDIHQASLDRVATEFGATVVEPQDIYNQDVDVYAPCALGATLNDITLPLLKATIVAGCANNQLAEVRHGEKLKEMGILYAPDYVINAGGIINVSFENNYDKTAAIAKVEQIYQTLLTVFTRADAENRTTGSVADEMARAIINAGR comes from the coding sequence GTGGCGGTATTTAATCATGTCTCATTTGATGAGCACGAACAAGTGGTGTTTTGTCATGATAAAGAAAGTGGCTTAAAAGCCATTATTGCGGTGCACAATACCAACAAAGGCCCCGCTGTGGGTGGTTGTAGAATGTGGAATTATCAATCTGATGATGAAGCGTTGACAGACGTATTGCGTCTTTCTAGAGGGATGACCTATAAAAATGCCCTTGCCGGTTTAACTATGGGTGGCGGTAAAGCAGTTATCATTGCCGATCCTAAAACCGTAGACCGTGAAAAATTATTCCTTGCTTTTGGTCGTTTTGTTAATAGCTTAGGCGGTAAATACTATTCTGCAGAAGACGTAGGCGTATCAACATCAGATATGATGATAGCCAACCGTGAAACACCTTATGTAGCAGGACTTGAAGGCAAGTCTGGTGATCCATCGCCATTAACCGCGCTAGGCACCTATTTAGGCATTAAAGCAGCCGTTAAACACCAACGTGGAATTGACAGCTTAAAAGACATTAAAGTGTCAGTGCAAGGTGTGGGACATGTTGGATATTATTTATGTAAACATTTACATGAAGCCGGTGCAAAGTTAATTGTTACTGATATCCATCAAGCGTCTCTTGATCGCGTGGCCACCGAGTTTGGTGCTACCGTAGTCGAGCCTCAGGACATCTATAATCAAGATGTGGATGTATATGCACCTTGTGCACTAGGAGCGACCCTAAATGACATTACCTTGCCATTATTAAAAGCGACTATTGTCGCAGGTTGCGCCAACAATCAATTAGCAGAAGTGCGCCATGGTGAAAAGCTTAAAGAGATGGGTATTTTATACGCGCCAGATTATGTGATTAATGCCGGTGGTATTATCAATGTGTCTTTTGAAAATAACTATGATAAAACTGCAGCTATCGCTAAGGTTGAGCAAATTTATCAAACATTATTAACCGTGTTTACTCGCGCAGATGCTGAAAACCGCACTACGGGTTCAGTAGCCGATGAAATGGCACGCGCCATTATTAACGCAGGCCGTTAA
- a CDS encoding NUDIX hydrolase, translating into MNQRYKPNTTVATIIHCSGKFLLVEEWIDGQIRYNQPAGHLEANETIIAACQREVLEETGLSITPSGLVGIYQFTASNNVAFVRFSFCVELPVQVTAIPQDAAITRTHWFTRDEISSKSTQMRSPLVLKSIDDFLAQQNQHFPLNLLNADFF; encoded by the coding sequence ATGAACCAGCGATATAAGCCCAACACCACTGTGGCGACAATCATTCATTGCAGCGGTAAGTTTTTATTGGTTGAAGAATGGATTGATGGACAAATACGCTATAACCAGCCAGCTGGGCACCTAGAAGCTAATGAGACCATAATAGCCGCCTGCCAACGTGAAGTACTTGAAGAAACTGGCCTTAGTATTACGCCATCGGGCTTAGTGGGCATTTATCAATTTACCGCCAGTAATAATGTCGCATTTGTCAGGTTCAGTTTTTGTGTTGAACTACCTGTACAGGTAACGGCTATTCCACAAGACGCCGCTATTACTCGTACCCACTGGTTTACCCGCGATGAAATAAGCTCAAAATCGACTCAAATGCGCAGCCCACTAGTGCTTAAATCTATTGATGACTTTTTAGCGCAACAAAACCAACATTTCCCGCTAAACTTGCTCAATGCTGACTTCTTTTAA
- the hflD gene encoding high frequency lysogenization protein HflD, with amino-acid sequence MAFAGILQAIGQVQYIARHGESDEKALAASLNTILVTNPDGITDVYPDKDLLDKGYQLIQNQLGDGSNKDVETTRYLVGVLALERKLSRSPNGLGMLAERISQVHRQLHHFAITDEQVLANFASIYSDVISALGPKLQISGNPAFLKQTHVQHKIRSLLLSAMRSAVLWRQLGGKRRHLVFARKAIFDMAVSSQQK; translated from the coding sequence ATGGCTTTTGCAGGTATTTTACAAGCCATCGGGCAAGTACAATATATCGCCCGCCATGGTGAAAGTGACGAGAAAGCCCTCGCGGCAAGTCTTAATACTATTTTGGTGACTAACCCTGATGGCATAACCGATGTATATCCAGATAAAGACTTATTGGATAAAGGCTATCAGCTTATTCAAAACCAACTTGGTGATGGTAGTAATAAAGACGTTGAAACCACGCGTTATCTGGTTGGCGTATTAGCATTAGAACGTAAGCTATCTCGCTCACCTAATGGTTTAGGTATGCTTGCTGAACGCATTAGTCAAGTGCATCGTCAGCTGCACCATTTTGCCATTACCGATGAACAAGTATTGGCTAATTTTGCCAGTATTTACAGTGATGTTATTAGTGCTCTAGGGCCTAAATTACAAATTTCGGGTAATCCAGCATTTTTAAAGCAAACTCATGTGCAACATAAAATCCGCTCATTATTATTATCGGCTATGCGCAGTGCAGTACTTTGGCGCCAATTAGGCGGCAAACGTCGTCATTTAGTGTTTGCTCGTAAAGCAATATTTGACATGGCTGTCAGCAGCCAACAAAAATAA